A region from the Chrysoperla carnea chromosome 4, inChrCarn1.1, whole genome shotgun sequence genome encodes:
- the LOC123298180 gene encoding serine/threonine-protein kinase TBK1, producing the protein MSFLRGSTNYVWCTTSVLGKGATGAVFQGVNKNNGEPVAVKTFNQLSHMRPQDVQMREFEVLKKVKHENIVKLLAIEEEQEGRGKVIVMELCTGGSLFNILDDPENTYGLQEKEFLLVLEHLTAGIKHLRDNNLVHRDLKPGNIMKFICDDGTTVYKLTDFGAARELQEDQQFVSLYGTEEYLHPDMYERAVLRKLPGKTFGATVDLWSIGVTLYHVATGNLPFRPYGGRRNKETMFYITTKKASGVISGTQTVENGPIEWCRELPEHCQLSIGLRKVITPLLAGLLEVDPERIWSFERFFTEVTNTLSRKALNIFNVNRANLIKIFLHPNDTYEQLQAHITEQSDVNPGNQILLLKNTLLLNIVDDSTPGRGYPNTNIDEPIMLFSKENNNVSLINETDVPNFPVFPNLVSVENDASQAKVACSVGHVCKRRIEKLSQCSSLTYSCVTNFTNLVYNELDKLYKKCERLKEVTNCVQSISAAVHNNQVCTEKLKKFSNHSDTSELANILDRHANKLTWPSELESISKDFMTGLIPAIQLLHQRNVREDCLKREWESVTRGFRCPAQTRAAARAKTLVDRLRESWQHLLRDRVTRSLSYNDEQFHVLERIKVEETGRRIRALLERECAPAVANLADNLADWYKMAQTVYLQMMILDKDVDTYEKTLDHFIERLNVLKPLTEDTLRSTIDCLRLDLLRPKKNAMSKNNGAQIFRNNLKSISSIHDEIATIALQNSDLIGEFNNYLNLVVIDKNDSDS; encoded by the exons ATGTCGTTTCTACGAGGATCTACTAATTATGTTTGGTGTACAACAAGCGTTTTGGGGAAAGGTGCGACTGGAGCCGTTTTTCAAGGTGTTAACAAAAACAATGGAGAACCTGTAGCCGTAAAAACATTCAATCAATTAAGTCATATGCGTCCACAAGATGTTCAAATGAGAGAATTTGAGGTATTGAAAAAAGTGAAACATGagaatattgttaaattattagcAATCGAAGAAGAACAAGAGGGTCGTGGTAAAGTGATTGTCATGGAACTTTGTACCGGTGgtagtttatttaatatattggaTGACCCTGAAAATACATATGGATTAcaagaaaaagaatttttactcGTTCTAGAACATTTAACAGCTGGAATTAAACATCTTCGTGATAATAATTTAGTGCATCGTGATCTTAAACCGGGGaacattatgaaatttatttgtgaCGATGGTACAACTGTTTACAAACTCACCGATTTCGGAGCGGCTCGAGAACTTCAAGAAGATCAACAATTTGTATCTTTATATGGTACAGAAGAGTATCTTCATCCAGATATGTATGAACGTGCTGTCTTACGTAAACTTCCTGGAAAAACTTTCGGAGCTACCGTAGATTTATGGTCAATTGGTGTGACCTTATATCATGTAGCCACCGGTAATCTACCATTTCGACCGTATGGAGGTCGTCGAAATAAAGaaacaatgttttatattacaacaaaaaagGCATCGGGCGTAATATCTGGTACACAAACTGTTGAAAATGGTCCAATTGAATGGTGTCGTGAATTACCCGAACATTGTCAACTTAGTATCGGGCTACGAAAAGTTATTACACCATTATTGGCTGGATTATTAGAAGTGGATCCTGAACGAATTTGGAGCTTTGAACGATTTTTCACTGAAGTCACAAATACGTTATCTCGTAAAgcgttaaacatttttaatgttaatcgggccaatcttataaaaattttcttacatccAAACGATACTTATGAACAACTTCAAGCACATATCACCGAACAATCGGATGTAAATCCAGGAAATCAAAttcttttactaaaaaatactttattattaaatatcgtCGATGATTCAACCCCAGGACGTGGCTATCCAAATACGAATATCGATGAACCAATTATGTTATTtagcaaagaaaataataacgtTTCGTTGATTAACGAAACAGATGTACCAAATTTTCCAGTTTTCCCAAATCTAGTGTCTGTTGAGAATGATGCAAGTCAAGCGAAAGTTGCTTGTAGTGTCGGACACGTTTGTAAGCGtcgaattgaaaaattatcacaatGTAGCAGTTTAACGTATTCATGTGTAACGAATTTTACGAATTTAGTTTATAATGAATTggataaattgtataaaaaatgtgaACGTTTGAAAGAGGTTACGAATTGTGTTCAAAGTATTTCAGCTGCGGTACATAATAATCAAGTTTGTacggaaaaattgaaaaagttttccaatCATTCGGATACATCTGAGTTAGCTAATATTTTAGATAGGCATGCAAATAAACTTACATGGCCGTCGGAGTTAGAATCGATTAGTAAGGATTTTATGACAG GGTTGATACCAGCAATACAGTTATTACATCAACGAAATGTACGAGAAGATTGTTTAAAACGTGAATGGGAAAGCGTTACACGAGGTTTCCGATGTCCAGCCCAAACTAGAGCAGCTGCTAGAGCTAAAACTCTAGTCGATCGATTACGTGAATCATGGCAACACTTATTACGTGATCGAGTAACACGTTCGTTATCATATAACGATGAACAATTCCATGTATTAGAGCGTATTAAAGTCGAAGAAACCGGACGACGAATACGAGCCTTACTTGAACGTGAATGTGCTCCAGCTGTTGCAAATTTAGCTGATAATTTAGCTGATTGGTATAAAATGGCACAAACGGTTTATCTACAAATGATGATTCTGGATAAAGATGTCGATACATACGAAAAAACATTAGATCATTTTATCGAACGATTAAATGTTCTTAAACCATTAACCGAAGATACATTAAGAAGTACAATTGATTGCCTACGATTAGATTTATTACGACCAAAGAAGAATGCTATGTCAAAGAATAATGGGGCACAAATATttcgtaataatttaaaaagtatatcgAGTATTCATGATGAAATTGCAACAATCGCATTACAAAATTCTGACCTAATCGgggaatttaataattatttgaatttagttGTGATCGATAAAAATGATTCAGATAGTTAG